The following are encoded together in the Lytechinus variegatus isolate NC3 chromosome 19, Lvar_3.0, whole genome shotgun sequence genome:
- the LOC121406053 gene encoding LOW QUALITY PROTEIN: translation initiation factor IF-2-like (The sequence of the model RefSeq protein was modified relative to this genomic sequence to represent the inferred CDS: deleted 1 base in 1 codon), which translates to MKVLVAIFLGWLATATALRQCPEGWTYALKKCYKYFPLPAIKEDAMVKCQEVPGVTGGKLLDIIDYDTFRFIRNMYTHTIPGYQPPVGQQLEVIPPERAIWTSLSFDWNQELWTGTTAAEPFPRFNNFNTQPIGKPPPEPLETLSCTVYPAVDFPQSAMQQELTPLELPKQVIEFMTLAPCEVELPYICEAPEVAPVVEPTTTAVPGTTTPVPWGTTPMQPQTPGFPHRPGQPGRPQIPGRPQFPGRPQIPGRPQIPGRPQIPGRPQFPGGSPHQPHLPHGPHAPHGPHGPHGPHGPHEPHGPHQPPHQPHQPYPGFPSRPNQPGRPNAPGFPNRPNQPQWPSRPNQRPGFPNSPIRPQWPSRPNQGGPNRPNQPVRYADNPTGVRPYEYRYNNYVFSSKFGGLGIRL; encoded by the exons ATGAAGGTGCTAGTGGCGATCTTTCTCGGCTGGCTAGCAACAGCAACGGCCCTAAGACAGTGTCCGGAGGGATGGACGTACGCTCTCAAGAAATGTTACAA ATACTTTCCTTTGCCTGCGATAAAAGAAGACGCCATGGTAAAGTGTCAAGAGGTCCCTGGTGTTACA GGGGGAAAACTCCTGGACATTATAGACTACGACACTTTTAGATTTATTAGGAACATGTACACGCACACAATACCTGGCTACCAACCACCAGTTGGGCAACAGCTGGAAGTCATTCCACCGGAGCGTGCTATTTGGACATCCTTGTCTTTCGATTGGAATCAGGAGCTATGGACAGGAACTACTGCAGCAGAGCCATTCCCCAGATTCAACAATTTTAACACCCAGCCAATAGGGAAACCACCTCCAGAACCTTTGGAGACCCTCTCCTGTACCGTCTACCCTGCAGTAGATTTTCCCCAGAGTGCAATGCAGCAAGAACTTACGCCACTAGAGCTCCCAAAGCAAGTCATTGAGTTCATGACATTAGCACCCTGCGAAGTAGAACTCCCCTATATCTGCGAAGCTCCAGAGGTTGCACCTGTCGTTGAGCCGACGACCACCGCGGTTCCCGGGACTACTACCCCTGTGCCATGGGGAACTACTCCAATGCAACCTCAAACACCAGGTTTCCCCCACCGCCCTGGACAACCCGGTAGACCACAGATCCCTGGAAGGCCACAGTTCCCCGGAAGGCCACAAATCCCAGGAAGACCACAAATCCCAGGAAGACCACAGATTCCAGGTAGACCACAATTTCCTGGTGGAAGTCCCCACCAGCCTCATCTTCCCCATGGTCCCCACGCTCCACATGGTCCCCATGGACCCCATGGTCCTCATGGCCCACATGAACCTCATGGCCCCCATCAGCCACCACACCAACCTCACCAGCCTTACCCTGGATTCCCGTCCAGGCCCAACCAACCAGGAAGACCTAACGCTCCAGGCTTTCCCAACCGACCTAATCAACCACAATGGCCAAGCCGACCCAACCAGCGACCCGGATTCCCTAATTCACCTATTAGGCCCCAATGGCCAAGCCGGCCCAATCAAGGCGGTCCCAACAGACCGAACCAACCAGTCAGATATGCAGACAATCCAACCGGAGTCCGACCATATGAATACCGATACAACAACTACGTTTTCTCTAGTAAATTTGGAGGTCTTGGTATAAGACTTTGA